The Topomyia yanbarensis strain Yona2022 unplaced genomic scaffold, ASM3024719v1 HiC_scaffold_10, whole genome shotgun sequence genome contains the following window.
AATATGTGATTTCCCGactagaaatgtacagtaacaaaaccatgattttcactgtgacagtacagtaattttacaataatttatagtaagttttagtgttatgctacaatacaaaaacaataaactttaacgtttttgcagtaaatttcaatgtaaaatagacttttacagagaaaaaggggggtggttatgtatcttaacattaaaaaaaatcaatttttctccatacatttttttctcgaaaacagtaaaatttaatgtgaatgcactgtatcagttttttgtcgaacagtgaaatttattgttacatgaaattttattgtaaatctactgtgacaACTTGGCATCGTAAAAtcttgaaacagtaataactataatatttattgttttataattgtttgcagggtaaatgctattgtaaaattctatccgggttgACAACTACAGCCTACCCCTGATGCAGACGCCACAATGGACGGAATCGATGCGGAGTGGTGATTACACATGTCATCGCTGTTCACGGTGGACATTTGCCTGCAAATACCAAATTGAAATGCAGGGAATAATACGAAATCGTTGAGTACAATCTGACGGTGGAACAGAGTAATGGAATTTCCACAGATTTACAAATAATCAATAGCAAAtcgataaaaatgcaaaaacagaaaaaaaacaagtatAGGTGTAATGTCAAATGGTAGAAATTCGAACATTTTCGGAATACGACCTCGTTTGGAATAACCTTCTTGGtggatattgtgttttcggatGAACACCGGAGTTTCGAATCTATAGAAATGAATACGGCTTTATGATTTTTTGAGAGATTTAATTGCTCAACTGTTCAGCTTTTCTTTTATTAATTTCGATTGCCGGATCTAAGCATCGTATATGTACAAATCAATCATTATTTACATTCTCCATAAACAATCGCAGCAGTATATAATAAGCAGTGCAAACTTGGTTAGGTTACGGTTACCCGGATATAAAGTTAAAATGTCTGACTCACTATTGCGTAACGTATGTATGCTTAGAAGTACAGTGATAAATGGTTTGAGGGGGGAGATTATGGtattaaacattaaacttgATATTAAGCATTAAACTTGGAATCAAATTTATCTCAATACTTCTCTTCAAAAATACAATCTTGACAGtcatttttttgtagttttttttatcaattcagCTAGTTGTGATTACGTACTTTTCAGGCTAGCCATCAGAATGAGTTTCTGTTCGTTTCCATGCTGCCTTTCCTGTGTCTTCGCCCATGGTCAGTTTAGCTTAATTGTTGGCGTTTTGTTCATCTTGAAAACGTTGAATCCCGCCAATCATCCTGTAATAGTTTCGCTAGAGCATTAAACGGAACGATTTTGGCGTTGTGAGCAGACATTGCGAAAGATACGTTGTTCGGGACAATAAACAGATTATATGAATAAAGCTTCGATTGGTTTTGAGTTAATTTTTCAACGAGTGAGATCTTGATTTACCTCCTGTTCATCCTGACCGTAGCCGGCTGGCATGAGAAAGCCTCGTTTACCGAATCTGGAAAGAGAATATCAGATAGTGTGTTGGTTCGATAACGAAGATTTTCGGGAATGACAAATAAAATATTAGACACAACATTCTCCTCAATTAGCACAAACGTAAAAAGCTAAGGATTTGGAGCCTCACTTATAGCACTGCGATAGAAATCTTCGAATAGAAAACATATAGTGTAAACTGTGTATCTAGTTAGGGAAATCAGACGATATTTCATCAAATGTCGGCTACGAATAATAAAAACTTGCTGGTAATTCGACAAATACTTATCCTAACTTATTTTTTGACAAATATTTGTAGTATTGCAATAAGCATAAGAGGATGTCGCTGTTTGGTGATCGGAAACTATGACAGCTAGTGGCAATGGAAAGTGATAACAATGATGATAGTTGCTTTTTATTTTTAGCTTCTGTAGTTTACTTCACTTTGAACATATCAAGACGACCATTTGAACTAGTGTAACATCAGGAACAATCGAGTTTTGAAAGAATTCGATCGTTGAATGCCTTTAATTGGTAGAAGTATATTCTTTGGCAGAAACGGGGTGTTGTTTTCAAGCTGGTGTTGCCAAAATAGGGGAAAATTTCGAACATAATGAATTTGCGCGTCATTTTGGCACGTAATAGCTCACATAACTGGATACAGTACGATTTGGAAGATATATTAAATTCGTtaggattattgaaaatttattttgccaaattttttgATACTGACAACTAATTCAAAAGTGTTGTCTCGGTTTTGGCAAGAATGCAAGATTTTCTTCGATTTCGATGCTTTTCACAAGTCTTGTGTTCGATTggattgacaagaaaaattaagATGCCGAATTTTTATTTCGAGTTTTAGCATAAACGTCTGCACTTCATTTGGCGTGCTACTCTATCcagatagaaacaaaaaataacgTGTTCGAATTGATTGACAATTTGTAATGGTCAATTTCTTCACTCGAATGAAACTCGGTTTGCGTTCAAGTGAAGAAATCGACCCAAGTGTTTTACTGTTTTCCCCCACCCCAGTGCACCCTCACCTTGGTCTAGCATTGGACGAATGGGCTCTATCGATAGCTTCTAGGATGAAATAGCCGATTATTTTGTCAAGTCCCGAATGATAACTGTTATAATTGGGAGGTAGTTCGCTGCGTGCCAACCTATAAGAAGAAACAAAGAGAGAGAACTAGACACACTCGCACAGAGCTAGAGATATGTGTGGCGGGTTGAGTGTGTGTAAGAGGGACTTGTGAATGCTGTATGAGAGAGGTTAGTACAGTACGTAAAAACAGGATGACTAAACAAAGGCAGTATAATCGTGATTGATttgctggttggacactttttagaACAATAATTGTGCAAcgggaaaaaaaaacttttttttacattttaaacgGTGATGAACAAGTTCCTTCTTTGTGATAGGTTGGCATGCAGGTTACAATTGTGTAAGGGAAATTTCTATTGTCCTTATTGCTTGAGGGTAACACTGATTCAGTTTCGAAAAAACTCGTCAAGCTGCTTGATTGCAACTAGTTTCTGTCATAGGTTCAACGCTATTGATTTAAAAATTAGGATAGTATCTATCAATACGTGGTTTCGTTTCAGGTTTTCAAGCAAAACCGCATGCATATTAACATTGAGTAAAAATTGTCGATTTTTTATGGCAACCAAAATATACAATACAATTCAACCGGAGAATGTCATGTAAATTGAACGTGAAACACTTTGATTCAATGAAAAAACTATGAAGTAAAACCTATTTAcaccctcggtgaaaatgaacgtaaACTCTTTTTTTGTCTTGATTTATGACCCTTTTAACTGTTGTCATTCGGGCTCGTGAACGTGAACTTGATGTACACCATCTTGTTTTTTTCTCAATATCTCGCTTATTAGAGCATAGCACCCAATGAAAATGGAACTAAATGATAATACATTAATATACTTAACGAATTCATGCCCAATTGATCGATATAATTGAATCAATGCAATAATATTCATATTcccatttcattttcaataaTCCACAGTGAAATATATTCGCAGTGGATTTTTCTCTTGTTCACCGGGAGTGCGAGCGCAACGATAGACGCAATCGATACGAAATCGATTCATTTTCACGAAGAGTTTAAATAGTGCTTTAACtcatgtcgtttttgcttgaagcgaaactgagtcagtttttaaccccaactgctgtcaaactgtatgaactgacagcggttggggctagaacctgactcagtttcgggttcaagcaaaaacgccatCAGGCGTTAAGGCCAATTTAGACGGTGAACGGAATCGAAAAGGAGAGGTGAATATAAACGTCATCGCTATTCACGGTGAACGATCGCCTCCGAAATTGAGTTCTGCATGAACGAACGTATGATGAATGAAGGTCATATTTCACGATTCTTGGTGGTTTGATTAATTTGTCAATTGCATGAGTTCGAACATAATGCCCAATGCGATGGATGTTCATCTATTTCATTTGAATTCACGTAACCCTCATGTGAACAAAGTATCTAAAACTATCAAACGAAATTCATTCGAATTGTGTTCGTTTGGTGTACAACCTAATTTTGACGAATACTTCATCCGACAGCTCTGTCATGAATTTTGTCAGGTTGGTGAGCGTTAAATAGTT
Protein-coding sequences here:
- the LOC131694579 gene encoding uncharacterized protein LOC131694579, with product MPTYHKEGTCSSPFKMLARSELPPNYNSYHSGLDKIIGYFILEAIDRAHSSNARPRFGKRGFLMPAGYGQDEQERNYYRMIGGIQRFQDEQNANN